A DNA window from Candidatus Saccharibacteria bacterium oral taxon 955 contains the following coding sequences:
- the recA gene encoding recombinase RecA: MAKKSDTKALADKPTVDEGKLKALGLAMDQITKQFGDGSIMKLGEAKKVDVELLPSGSLSLDIALGGGYPKGRIIEIYGPESSGKTTLTLHAIAEIQKQGGTAAFIDAEHALDPAYAKRLGVDTDNLLVSQPDNGEQALEICETLVRSNAVDLIVVDSVAALVPQAEIDGDMGDSHMGLQARLMSQALRKLTGIINKSKATVIFINQIRMKIGVMFGNPETTTGGNALKFYASVRADIRRIGQIKEGENIIGNRTKVKIVKNKIAPPFRVAEFDIMYNEGISKTGDVLDLAVQYGVVGKSGAWFDYNDAKIGQGRESTKKYLKDNPEVLAEIDAKVRAKVKGEEAGDQKEKEA, translated from the coding sequence ATGGCAAAAAAGTCTGACACTAAAGCATTGGCCGATAAACCGACTGTCGACGAAGGGAAGCTCAAGGCATTGGGTCTGGCTATGGACCAGATCACAAAGCAGTTTGGTGATGGGTCTATTATGAAACTCGGTGAAGCAAAAAAGGTGGACGTAGAGTTGCTTCCGTCGGGTAGTCTGAGTCTCGATATAGCTTTGGGTGGAGGTTATCCAAAAGGCCGAATTATAGAGATTTACGGGCCAGAGAGCTCTGGTAAAACAACTCTAACGCTTCATGCGATTGCTGAAATTCAGAAGCAAGGTGGCACGGCGGCGTTTATTGATGCAGAGCATGCTCTCGACCCTGCGTACGCCAAGAGGCTTGGTGTTGATACGGACAATCTGCTGGTTAGTCAGCCAGATAACGGCGAACAGGCACTAGAAATTTGTGAAACTTTAGTACGCTCAAACGCGGTTGATTTGATCGTGGTTGACTCAGTCGCCGCCCTCGTACCTCAGGCTGAGATTGATGGTGATATGGGCGACAGCCACATGGGGCTTCAGGCGCGCCTGATGAGTCAAGCGCTACGCAAGCTGACCGGTATTATCAATAAATCAAAAGCCACAGTTATATTTATCAATCAGATTCGTATGAAGATTGGGGTGATGTTCGGTAACCCAGAAACTACAACAGGCGGTAATGCCCTCAAGTTTTATGCTAGTGTTCGTGCCGATATTCGTCGGATTGGTCAGATAAAAGAAGGCGAAAACATCATCGGTAATCGTACCAAAGTAAAGATCGTCAAAAACAAGATCGCGCCACCGTTCCGTGTCGCTGAGTTTGATATTATGTATAACGAAGGAATCTCAAAGACCGGTGATGTACTTGATCTAGCAGTTCAGTATGGTGTTGTTGGTAAGTCTGGCGCTTGGTTTGACTATAACGACGCAAAGATCGGTCAGGGCCGAGAATCTACCAAGAAATATCTAAAGGATAATCCAGAGGTTCTTGCTGAAATTGATGCCAAGGTTCGTGCTAAGGTTAAGGGCGAAGAGGCGGGTGATCAAAAGGAGAAAGAGGCTTAG
- a CDS encoding prepilin-type N-terminal cleavage/methylation domain-containing protein, whose translation MKHKGFTVVELLIVIVILGVGGWLFFSEKARIDAMQRDGQRKTAINAMYYNLEEVFYTKNNYYPSSIDSKVLRAMDPALFTDPNNVKLGESSSNYHYDPTGCGTDGKCTGYTLRSSMEREADYTKTNRSH comes from the coding sequence ATGAAGCATAAAGGATTTACCGTCGTCGAGCTACTGATTGTAATCGTTATTCTAGGTGTTGGTGGCTGGCTTTTTTTCAGTGAAAAAGCCCGTATAGACGCGATGCAACGAGACGGTCAGCGCAAGACCGCTATAAACGCCATGTACTACAACCTCGAAGAGGTATTTTATACCAAAAATAACTACTATCCATCATCGATCGACAGCAAAGTATTACGCGCAATGGACCCAGCCTTGTTTACAGATCCAAACAACGTCAAACTCGGAGAATCATCCTCTAACTACCACTATGACCCAACTGGATGTGGAACAGATGGCAAATGTACTGGCTATACCTTAAGAAGTAGTATGGAGCGTGAAGCTGACTACACAAAAACAAACCGTAGTCACTAG
- a CDS encoding PH domain-containing protein: MVLPLLKKWEHRVRSIIDARMRYASKKESERLAGNTMNNDQPTIEPQQPVAYDANGRPLYASPTDQVTPAVNNPAGAGAPSQVVHVARATEPVPIEVSDEARARHEDSKRQFPWLNLSEHEYVISAVPRHGIGMMPPLVITTLAVSLVLIGIFMYPDVATIFNLPSDSFKWMVILGVALIVGFVIAGYLAIWVYVSNRFFLTNESVIQEIQMSIFSKREQTVSLMNIEDASFSQRGPLQHLLNYGSIRLSTEGEETTYRFDYVANPRKEIAILNNAVEAFKNGRPVEGPSTTVQDD, encoded by the coding sequence ATGGTGCTGCCATTACTGAAAAAATGGGAACACAGAGTAAGGTCAATAATTGACGCACGCATGCGATATGCGAGCAAAAAGGAGAGCGAGCGACTCGCGGGCAATACGATGAACAATGATCAGCCAACGATAGAACCCCAACAGCCAGTAGCATATGATGCAAATGGTCGGCCGTTATATGCATCTCCGACAGATCAGGTTACACCAGCTGTTAACAATCCCGCTGGAGCAGGGGCACCCTCTCAGGTGGTCCATGTTGCTCGGGCGACTGAGCCAGTGCCGATAGAGGTGTCTGATGAGGCTCGGGCTCGACACGAAGACTCAAAGCGTCAGTTTCCTTGGCTCAACCTCAGTGAGCATGAATATGTTATTAGCGCGGTGCCACGACACGGTATCGGCATGATGCCGCCGCTCGTGATTACTACTCTTGCCGTTTCGCTTGTTTTGATTGGTATTTTTATGTATCCAGATGTCGCAACGATATTCAATTTGCCATCTGATTCGTTTAAGTGGATGGTGATTCTGGGTGTAGCACTTATTGTCGGGTTTGTTATTGCTGGCTACCTCGCAATTTGGGTGTATGTAAGCAACCGATTTTTCCTGACGAACGAAAGCGTTATTCAGGAGATCCAGATGAGCATCTTTTCTAAACGTGAGCAGACGGTCAGTCTAATGAATATTGAGGATGCTAGCTTTTCGCAACGAGGACCGCTGCAACATCTGTTAAACTATGGTTCTATTAGGCTAAGCACTGAGGGCGAGGAGACGACCTATCGGTTTGATTATGTCGCAAATCCTAGGAAAGAAATCGCGATACTGAATAACGCTGTTGAAGCGTTCAAAAATGGTCGTCCAGTTGAAGGGCCGTCAACAACAGTTCAAGATGACTAG
- the ruvB gene encoding Holliday junction branch migration DNA helicase RuvB, whose translation MAIERIVDTSAHDDDSEEQRIEVSLRPQNFQDYVGQERLKRNLKLSIDAAKKRGEPIDHVLLYGPPGLGKTTMASVIANEMGAGLRITAGPAIERAGDLASILTNLQDGDVLFIDEIHRLSRAVEEVLYSAMEDFKLDIVIGKGPAARSVRLDLPKFTVIGATTRTGSLAAPLRDRFGHIYRLEFYTPEEIARIVTRSANILDSKIDDKAAELLSTRARLTPRIANRLLKRVRDYADVNGDGIIDSTTTISALKMLEVDDLGLDPADRHLLNRIIESYGDRPVGLTTIAALTGDETATIEDFYEPYLMQIGFIERTPRGRVITPKAYKHLGKSQSK comes from the coding sequence ATGGCAATTGAACGGATCGTAGATACTAGTGCCCATGATGACGATAGCGAAGAGCAGCGAATTGAAGTTAGTTTGCGTCCGCAAAATTTCCAAGACTATGTTGGTCAGGAACGGCTCAAGAGGAATCTCAAGCTAAGTATCGATGCGGCAAAAAAACGCGGTGAGCCGATTGACCATGTTTTATTATATGGGCCACCAGGTCTAGGCAAGACGACTATGGCGAGTGTGATCGCTAATGAGATGGGGGCGGGGCTTCGGATTACGGCGGGGCCTGCGATTGAGCGAGCTGGTGATCTAGCTAGTATTCTCACAAACCTACAGGATGGGGATGTACTATTTATCGATGAGATTCATAGATTAAGCCGTGCTGTCGAGGAAGTACTTTATTCGGCGATGGAGGATTTCAAGCTAGACATCGTAATTGGTAAAGGTCCAGCGGCACGAAGTGTGCGACTTGATCTTCCGAAATTTACAGTGATTGGTGCGACGACTAGAACAGGTAGTTTAGCGGCGCCTTTGAGGGATCGCTTTGGGCATATCTATCGCCTAGAATTTTATACGCCCGAAGAAATTGCTCGTATCGTGACGCGCTCAGCTAATATCCTGGACAGCAAAATTGATGATAAGGCCGCCGAATTGCTCAGCACGCGAGCCCGACTGACGCCACGTATCGCTAATCGTTTACTAAAACGTGTGCGTGATTATGCGGATGTTAATGGAGACGGCATCATTGATTCGACAACGACAATCAGCGCGCTTAAAATGCTCGAGGTTGACGATTTGGGGCTTGATCCAGCTGACCGCCATCTGTTAAATCGCATAATCGAGTCTTATGGTGATAGGCCGGTTGGTCTTACGACGATTGCGGCGTTAACTGGTGATGAAACGGCTACTATCGAGGATTTCTACGAACCCTATCTGATGCAAATCGGCTTTATTGAGCGGACGCCAAGGGGTAGGGTCATTACGCCAAAAGCTTATAAGCACCTAGGCAAGTCGCAATCTAAATAG
- the ruvA gene encoding Holliday junction branch migration protein RuvA encodes MIAHISGTVAEKFGGAVIVDVMGIGYEINTTAGDFDVVKLGDEVKFYTYHHIREQSQELFGFSSLAAKKLFEMLITVQGVGPKAALAILSLGEAEHVRNAIANSDSAYLAKASGVGKKTAERVVVDLSDKVGMPIVYRRESDGVQTELNVSDEALEALIALGYTLNDATKALAHVDPRLSTSERVREALKAR; translated from the coding sequence ATGATTGCACATATCTCTGGAACGGTGGCGGAAAAATTTGGCGGAGCAGTGATTGTCGACGTGATGGGTATTGGCTACGAAATCAATACGACAGCGGGTGATTTTGACGTAGTTAAATTGGGTGATGAGGTTAAGTTTTACACTTATCACCATATTCGTGAGCAGTCCCAGGAGCTGTTTGGTTTTTCTAGTTTGGCGGCAAAGAAACTATTTGAAATGTTGATAACTGTGCAGGGGGTGGGACCAAAAGCGGCGCTGGCGATCTTGAGTTTGGGTGAAGCAGAACATGTACGTAACGCAATTGCAAACTCTGACAGCGCGTACCTCGCAAAAGCTTCGGGAGTCGGCAAGAAGACAGCTGAGCGTGTAGTGGTTGATTTGTCAGACAAGGTTGGGATGCCAATTGTATATCGTCGTGAGAGTGACGGTGTACAGACCGAGCTTAATGTTAGTGATGAGGCGCTTGAAGCGCTGATTGCTCTCGGATATACCCTAAACGATGCAACAAAAGCCCTAGCGCATGTTGATCCAAGATTGTCAACGAGTGAGCGTGTACGTGAGGCCCTAAAAGCGAGGTAA
- a CDS encoding PBP1A family penicillin-binding protein codes for MVKKNTQPARMDRYANIARISRSTPRSRPMKTGKFAWFRNLSRKKKIAIIATPILAFLILTPLITYFMLVNDIRDPERLMNRNNTGIALTDVNDKPYYSIGRAEHRKRVPLDQISDYAKKALIAGEDKDFYKHGGFNLISIARALVTRTGGGSTLTQQLVKNTLLTDEQSYLRKYQELFMAIAVEQNYSKDDILGMYLNSVYFGENAFGIEDAARAYFNKAPKDLTLAESAMLIGVLPAPSAYSPISGNMEYAKKRQNTVLTRMVNNGYITEAEKTAAYNEALKYGTGASKENKTAPHFVEMVINELSKKYGYEKVMRSGYRVKTTLDLDIQSKLEDSVTKGMKHINAMGGSNASGIVLDPKTGDVKALVGSADYNNEQWGKVNMATTARQPGSSFKPIYYSYALADGVITPATRLDDKVKDFGGGYIPRDADRREASRGGQVTVRQSLSWSLNIPSLHLIQKYGIKKTVTAANNLGIGLDSSKDYDLTLALGSSEVPLQKMVNAYAAFANEGRQYDVGLVKQIKDKFDKNIFTATHNSRQAISKEGAYLISNILSDNATRSRVFGSSLNVSGRTVAVKTGTTNDSRDAWTIGYNPEYVIGVWVGNNDNTAMKSGGSDMAGPIWRNTMTKLLQGRKNVQFSMPSSIVQKAVCTTNGGLASKSGPNTYNEFFMTGAFPTNSCEAEPTMISVCDIEKGEVISIDEAKFDSTTQSKDTANCKPPTQQVCELSTGKIITINKPDFNSTKHSTDTENCQPPSTGSQVQACDTTTGQIVMVAASQIDGVRYTKNITNCEKSATNP; via the coding sequence ATGGTAAAAAAGAATACCCAGCCGGCTCGCATGGATCGTTATGCAAATATTGCTCGCATATCACGATCAACTCCGCGTAGCCGCCCTATGAAAACTGGTAAATTTGCTTGGTTTAGAAATCTATCAAGAAAGAAAAAGATCGCGATAATTGCTACACCGATTCTGGCGTTTTTGATTCTGACTCCGCTGATTACCTATTTTATGCTTGTTAACGATATTCGAGACCCCGAACGGTTGATGAACCGTAATAATACGGGTATTGCCCTAACGGACGTCAACGACAAACCTTATTATTCAATTGGTCGGGCCGAGCATCGCAAGCGCGTACCGCTTGATCAGATCTCTGACTATGCGAAAAAAGCTTTGATTGCTGGTGAGGATAAGGATTTTTATAAACACGGCGGATTTAATTTGATCAGTATCGCACGGGCGTTGGTGACCAGGACCGGCGGTGGGTCGACATTGACCCAGCAGTTGGTCAAAAATACGCTACTTACTGACGAACAGAGTTATTTGCGCAAATACCAAGAGTTATTTATGGCGATCGCGGTGGAGCAGAATTACTCAAAGGACGATATTCTGGGTATGTACCTAAACTCGGTTTATTTCGGCGAGAATGCTTTTGGGATAGAGGATGCGGCTAGGGCGTACTTCAACAAAGCGCCAAAGGATTTGACGCTGGCTGAAAGTGCAATGCTGATCGGTGTCCTGCCAGCTCCAAGCGCCTACTCGCCGATTAGTGGCAACATGGAGTATGCAAAGAAGCGTCAAAATACCGTGCTGACACGAATGGTCAATAATGGGTATATTACCGAAGCTGAAAAAACTGCTGCGTATAATGAAGCGCTTAAATATGGCACTGGAGCATCAAAAGAAAATAAGACTGCGCCACATTTTGTTGAGATGGTGATCAACGAGCTGAGCAAAAAATATGGCTACGAAAAAGTGATGCGATCTGGTTATCGTGTCAAAACTACACTTGATCTCGATATACAGAGCAAGCTCGAGGATAGTGTCACCAAGGGCATGAAGCACATCAACGCGATGGGCGGTAGTAATGCGAGCGGTATCGTACTTGACCCAAAGACGGGTGATGTTAAGGCCCTAGTTGGTAGTGCAGACTACAATAATGAGCAGTGGGGTAAGGTAAATATGGCCACGACGGCGCGTCAGCCTGGATCAAGTTTTAAGCCGATTTACTATTCATATGCGCTAGCCGATGGGGTGATCACCCCGGCAACTAGGCTCGATGATAAGGTGAAGGATTTTGGCGGTGGCTATATACCGCGTGACGCTGATCGTCGCGAAGCTAGTCGTGGAGGGCAAGTGACGGTACGTCAGTCGCTTAGCTGGTCACTTAACATCCCAAGTCTACATCTGATTCAAAAGTATGGAATCAAAAAGACGGTTACGGCTGCAAATAATCTCGGTATTGGTCTAGATTCTTCTAAAGATTACGACCTGACGTTAGCCCTTGGGTCGAGCGAGGTTCCGCTTCAGAAAATGGTTAATGCATATGCCGCATTTGCTAATGAAGGTCGGCAGTATGATGTTGGTTTGGTGAAGCAAATTAAAGATAAGTTTGACAAAAACATCTTCACAGCCACTCACAATAGCCGTCAAGCGATCAGCAAAGAGGGGGCGTACTTGATCTCTAATATCTTGAGTGATAATGCAACCCGAAGCCGAGTGTTTGGTTCGAGCCTAAATGTTTCAGGACGTACAGTTGCCGTGAAAACGGGTACGACAAATGACAGCCGAGATGCGTGGACGATCGGCTACAACCCAGAGTATGTTATTGGGGTTTGGGTTGGAAACAATGACAATACCGCCATGAAGAGTGGGGGTAGCGATATGGCGGGTCCAATTTGGCGCAATACGATGACGAAGCTTTTGCAGGGGCGAAAAAATGTTCAATTCTCGATGCCGAGTAGCATCGTGCAGAAGGCGGTCTGTACGACAAATGGTGGCCTCGCAAGTAAATCAGGTCCAAATACATATAACGAGTTCTTTATGACGGGCGCTTTCCCGACCAATAGTTGTGAGGCCGAGCCGACGATGATTAGTGTCTGTGATATTGAAAAGGGTGAGGTGATTTCGATAGACGAGGCGAAATTTGATAGTACAACTCAGAGCAAGGACACGGCAAACTGTAAACCACCAACCCAGCAGGTGTGTGAGCTGTCAACGGGTAAAATCATCACAATCAATAAGCCAGACTTCAATAGTACTAAGCATTCAACTGATACCGAAAACTGTCAGCCACCGTCAACAGGAAGTCAGGTGCAAGCTTGCGATACGACGACTGGGCAAATAGTGATGGTTGCGGCGTCGCAAATAGACGGGGTTCGATACACAAAAAATATTACAAACTGCGAAAAATCTGCGACAAATCCATAA
- the ruvC gene encoding crossover junction endodeoxyribonuclease RuvC, which produces MRIIGIDPGTGILGFGVIDVAHGKTTLVTAGVIRTPAHTPLPERLEEIYEGITDIIAETKPTVMAIEKLFFSRNITTAISVAQARGVAMLTGRQAKLRIEEYTPNEIKQAVAGYGAAKKAQVQEMVRIQLGLSEVPKPDDCADALAAAIMCAFALRGQ; this is translated from the coding sequence ATGAGGATTATTGGGATTGATCCGGGGACGGGAATCCTCGGTTTTGGGGTGATCGACGTAGCTCATGGCAAAACGACACTTGTTACAGCGGGGGTGATTCGGACGCCTGCTCATACGCCGTTGCCAGAGAGGCTAGAGGAAATATATGAGGGCATCACAGATATTATTGCCGAAACAAAACCAACAGTTATGGCAATTGAGAAGCTGTTTTTTAGTCGTAATATCACAACAGCAATCAGTGTCGCGCAGGCGCGCGGTGTTGCGATGTTGACTGGTCGCCAGGCCAAGCTTCGGATCGAGGAATATACACCAAACGAGATAAAGCAAGCGGTGGCGGGCTACGGGGCGGCAAAAAAGGCGCAAGTACAGGAGATGGTGCGGATTCAGCTTGGACTATCGGAAGTGCCGAAGCCAGATGACTGCGCTGACGCGCTTGCGGCGGCGATTATGTGTGCGTTTGCTTTGCGCGGACAATAA
- a CDS encoding YebC/PmpR family DNA-binding transcriptional regulator: MAGHNKWSKIKRDKGVNDAKRGAIFTKIGNQIAIAARGGTDPSMNSALALAIEKAKSANMPIANIQRAIDRVADKSAAQLEEVAYEAYGPGGVAFIIETATDNKNRTYPEVRTAVTKNGGTMADAGSVMFQFTRKGVIRVSASGEDALLTVLDAGAEDASESDGELLVYTEMKDLAKVRTAIVEAGLSVAEAELQYVANNEVPVEDTETARKVMKVYDALEDLDDVTGVYTNADIKVDIDQ; the protein is encoded by the coding sequence ATGGCGGGACACAATAAATGGTCAAAAATTAAGCGTGACAAGGGTGTTAACGACGCAAAACGTGGCGCAATATTCACGAAAATTGGTAACCAGATTGCGATTGCTGCACGCGGTGGCACTGACCCCAGCATGAACTCGGCGCTAGCGCTCGCTATCGAAAAAGCTAAAAGTGCTAATATGCCTATAGCAAATATCCAACGGGCAATCGATCGGGTAGCCGATAAAAGTGCCGCACAGCTCGAGGAAGTGGCTTATGAGGCATACGGCCCTGGAGGGGTGGCGTTTATTATTGAAACTGCAACCGACAACAAGAATCGTACGTATCCAGAAGTGCGTACCGCTGTGACGAAAAATGGTGGAACAATGGCCGACGCTGGAAGTGTCATGTTTCAGTTTACTCGTAAGGGTGTGATACGGGTGTCAGCAAGCGGAGAAGATGCGCTTCTGACTGTGCTTGACGCTGGTGCCGAGGATGCGAGTGAGTCAGATGGTGAGCTGCTGGTCTACACCGAGATGAAGGATCTGGCAAAGGTGCGAACGGCAATTGTCGAGGCTGGCTTATCGGTTGCTGAAGCTGAACTGCAATATGTAGCCAATAATGAGGTTCCGGTTGAGGATACTGAGACGGCACGCAAGGTGATGAAAGTGTATGACGCACTTGAAGATCTGGATGATGTAACGGGTGTGTATACGAACGCTGACATCAAAGTCGATATCGATCAGTAA
- a CDS encoding RimK family alpha-L-glutamate ligase yields MRIAILSNGNINYSTLRLKEEAERRGHKVKIIKYKNCYVAIDEKNPKVIYRGGEIGEFDAVIPRIASYMTRYGTSVVRQLEMAYPNTFFANRSIAINRSRDKLRSVQLLARAGVAIPKTVFSRNETDIEVLLDEIGGTPVIIKLARGTHGNGVVLAETKKAAKSVLQAFYLTNSDGTNVLLQEFIKESAGTDIRAFVVGSQVVASMKRRSLDDDFRSNIHKGGLGKSVKLTDAERKMCVKATRAMGLTVAGVDFMRSDRGALVLEVNASPGFGIEKVTGRNVARAIIEYIEQNAKRHRKKDKVGA; encoded by the coding sequence ATGCGGATTGCAATCTTGTCTAATGGAAATATCAACTATTCGACCTTACGCCTCAAGGAAGAGGCCGAAAGGCGCGGTCATAAAGTCAAGATAATCAAATATAAGAATTGCTACGTGGCGATTGATGAAAAAAACCCAAAAGTGATATATCGAGGTGGAGAAATCGGTGAATTTGACGCTGTCATACCACGTATTGCAAGCTATATGACACGTTATGGCACATCGGTGGTGCGTCAGCTTGAGATGGCGTACCCAAACACCTTCTTTGCTAATCGATCGATTGCTATAAATCGTTCGCGCGATAAATTACGCTCAGTGCAACTGCTGGCGCGTGCTGGGGTGGCGATCCCAAAGACGGTGTTTTCGCGCAATGAGACAGATATCGAAGTGCTTTTAGACGAGATTGGTGGCACGCCAGTGATTATCAAGCTAGCACGCGGGACTCACGGCAACGGGGTAGTGCTAGCAGAAACCAAAAAAGCGGCAAAATCTGTACTGCAAGCGTTTTACCTGACTAATTCTGACGGCACTAACGTACTGCTGCAGGAGTTTATCAAAGAATCGGCCGGTACGGATATTCGTGCTTTTGTGGTCGGCTCTCAGGTGGTGGCGAGTATGAAGAGGCGGAGTTTGGACGATGATTTCCGTAGCAATATTCACAAAGGGGGTCTCGGTAAATCGGTCAAACTGACCGATGCGGAGCGTAAAATGTGTGTTAAGGCTACCAGGGCTATGGGTCTGACGGTCGCTGGGGTTGATTTCATGCGTTCAGATCGCGGTGCATTGGTGCTGGAGGTGAACGCCAGCCCAGGATTTGGGATCGAAAAGGTCACTGGACGCAATGTCGCTAGGGCGATAATTGAATATATCGAACAAAACGCAAAAAGACACCGCAAAAAAGATAAAGTTGGTGCTTAA
- a CDS encoding ATP-grasp domain-containing protein, whose amino-acid sequence MKVRYDENLKIAGIGIHPSMRWGPQMWFKNYQVASLIDDPDWSSCSLEEYAGRGYYQDKHNTRALLRDPMFQEMLKRYFEGYYIMTYKPVIVPEQLSDSGISFVPGALMREISSQFENKAMFRKMFADKSINLPPHEISSWGKLATRTPSEVFAGREKIVLQDATSSGGRGTYIVGDAESLEKVIELMVSLDKQDDQVVVSDFINSAAERSVQGVVTRYGVFVGPVQRQIVAHPQLVDTVSFGQKQFCGVEILQADQQGWLSEKMTANARIIGERLQKSGYRGIFGVDSLVTDDDIYTLEVNARITGATPLLTVNYRPEKGHIPFYLLHILEITGVDYTIEDPQYTNDYDDCALIIPHLLANEPMTSREGLRMGLYDLDLGFIRSGFMFDQSTDRSKRAIIQDYSMGSRLVDPGGDWQRYSWADQLSLRMEG is encoded by the coding sequence ATGAAAGTACGTTATGATGAAAATCTCAAGATAGCTGGCATTGGTATTCACCCATCTATGCGGTGGGGGCCTCAGATGTGGTTCAAGAACTATCAGGTTGCTTCACTTATTGATGATCCAGACTGGAGCTCCTGCTCGCTTGAGGAGTATGCCGGAAGGGGATATTACCAGGACAAGCATAATACGCGAGCTCTTCTGCGTGACCCTATGTTTCAGGAGATGCTGAAGCGGTATTTTGAGGGCTACTACATAATGACCTATAAGCCTGTTATTGTACCCGAGCAGTTGTCTGATAGTGGAATAAGCTTTGTGCCAGGTGCGCTAATGCGTGAGATCTCGAGCCAATTTGAGAACAAGGCAATGTTTCGAAAGATGTTTGCCGATAAGTCTATCAACTTGCCACCGCATGAAATTTCTAGCTGGGGCAAGCTGGCGACAAGAACACCGTCAGAGGTGTTTGCTGGTCGTGAGAAAATTGTTCTCCAGGACGCTACTTCTAGTGGTGGTAGGGGGACGTATATAGTTGGTGATGCTGAATCGCTGGAAAAAGTCATCGAGCTGATGGTCTCGTTAGATAAGCAGGACGACCAGGTGGTTGTTTCGGACTTCATCAATAGTGCGGCTGAAAGGTCGGTGCAGGGTGTAGTGACGCGGTATGGTGTGTTTGTTGGACCAGTGCAGAGACAAATTGTGGCTCATCCACAGTTAGTAGATACGGTTTCATTTGGTCAGAAGCAGTTCTGTGGAGTAGAGATACTCCAGGCAGACCAGCAAGGCTGGTTGTCTGAAAAAATGACGGCAAATGCTCGTATTATTGGCGAAAGGTTGCAAAAAAGTGGCTATCGGGGAATATTTGGCGTTGATTCTCTAGTGACTGATGACGATATATATACTCTGGAGGTAAATGCACGTATTACAGGTGCGACGCCACTCTTGACGGTCAATTATCGTCCCGAAAAGGGGCATATACCTTTTTATTTGTTGCATATACTGGAGATAACAGGTGTAGACTATACTATTGAAGACCCTCAATACACCAACGACTATGACGATTGTGCGTTAATTATTCCACACCTGTTGGCAAATGAGCCCATGACATCAAGGGAGGGCTTGAGGATGGGGTTGTACGATCTTGACCTAGGCTTTATTCGGTCTGGTTTTATGTTTGACCAAAGTACTGATAGATCAAAAAGAGCTATTATCCAAGACTATAGTATGGGTAGTAGGCTGGTGGACCCTGGGGGCGATTGGCAACGATATTCCTGGGCCGACCAGCTATCGCTTCGGATGGAAGGTTAG